From the genome of Verrucomicrobiia bacterium, one region includes:
- a CDS encoding MFS transporter, whose translation MSQPKSSMFVLANGRNVFFTFLLVSSLFLLWGFCNGMIDVMDKHFQEELKLSLSQSAWVQFAHYLGYFLMSLPAGWLATRLGYKGGIIAGLLMVAVGGFWFIPATKIAAFWAFLTGVCVIASGLTFLETVANPYTTVLGAPRFAATRINIAQSCNGVGWIFGPIAGSAFFYGTDAAGRSTGAQTLWIPYAGVAVVVLILAVVFFFAPIPDVKTDEPQAADAKTDADVGAVANRRINRKSVYVLLLLNVGVLIGIFGMILWLILEAVGAGQPALTLAGWLPRLPGMTLNPDSALLLVLFWAGAIGLVLAAIKLAVTVKKISAQSIWAHEHFTGATLAQFVYVAAQAGIFSFLINYLVSEPPALPNSWLTERTQNWFEVKTAFSANDFKDLPSLAHRLSDKSDALSAFLTANLSPATTEALNEFQSGTTGAAALRVALTQDLNSLVLKEQLYTPERFAGVTLSDPTRELLVSASESRRSARLNRLLLAEAYPEVLTFHDGFLVITNQLAAQLVSFGFICFLIGRITGALLLKKFSAHKVVGLYGALNVIACLLIFLKLGWLSVVCVFLTYFFMSIMFPTIFALGIFGLGSKAKGAAAYIVMGIMGGAILPKLMGAVADHYDMSRAFIVPLLCFALITLYGYTWPKLSQAEALHGVRRVGGH comes from the coding sequence ATGAGCCAACCCAAGTCCAGCATGTTCGTCCTGGCCAATGGCCGGAATGTTTTCTTCACCTTTCTCCTGGTCAGCTCGCTGTTCCTGCTCTGGGGATTTTGCAACGGGATGATTGACGTGATGGACAAACATTTTCAGGAGGAGCTGAAGCTGAGTCTTTCGCAATCCGCCTGGGTGCAGTTCGCGCATTATCTGGGATACTTCCTCATGTCGCTGCCGGCGGGCTGGCTCGCCACCCGGCTGGGTTACAAAGGCGGCATCATCGCCGGTTTGTTGATGGTGGCCGTGGGCGGATTCTGGTTCATCCCGGCGACCAAGATCGCCGCGTTCTGGGCCTTCCTGACCGGCGTTTGCGTCATCGCCTCCGGTCTCACCTTTCTGGAAACCGTGGCCAATCCCTACACCACGGTACTCGGCGCGCCGCGTTTCGCCGCCACGCGCATCAACATCGCGCAATCCTGCAACGGAGTGGGCTGGATTTTCGGACCCATTGCCGGCAGCGCGTTTTTTTACGGCACGGACGCCGCCGGTCGCAGCACGGGCGCGCAGACGCTATGGATCCCCTACGCCGGCGTCGCGGTGGTGGTTTTGATTCTGGCCGTTGTATTCTTCTTCGCACCCATCCCGGACGTGAAAACCGATGAGCCACAAGCTGCCGATGCCAAAACGGATGCTGACGTCGGTGCGGTGGCGAACCGAAGGATCAATCGCAAATCCGTTTACGTTTTGTTGTTGCTGAACGTGGGCGTGTTGATCGGCATCTTTGGCATGATCTTGTGGTTGATCCTGGAGGCCGTGGGAGCGGGCCAACCGGCTTTGACTCTCGCCGGCTGGTTGCCGCGTCTGCCGGGTATGACGCTGAACCCGGATTCAGCCCTGTTGCTGGTGCTCTTTTGGGCGGGTGCGATTGGTCTGGTTCTGGCCGCCATCAAATTGGCGGTCACCGTGAAGAAGATTTCCGCGCAGAGTATCTGGGCGCATGAACATTTCACCGGCGCCACGCTGGCGCAATTTGTCTATGTGGCGGCCCAAGCGGGTATTTTCAGTTTCCTGATCAATTATCTGGTTTCCGAACCGCCCGCCTTGCCCAACTCCTGGTTGACGGAGCGAACCCAAAATTGGTTTGAAGTCAAAACGGCTTTTTCCGCCAATGACTTCAAAGATCTGCCGTCACTGGCGCATCGGTTGAGCGACAAATCGGATGCGCTCTCAGCTTTTCTGACGGCGAATTTATCGCCGGCCACGACCGAGGCGTTGAACGAGTTCCAATCCGGTACCACTGGTGCGGCCGCCTTGCGCGTGGCTTTGACACAGGACCTGAACAGTCTCGTACTCAAGGAACAGCTCTACACACCGGAACGATTCGCCGGCGTGACCCTCTCCGACCCGACCCGGGAACTGTTGGTGTCAGCGTCCGAGTCGCGTCGTTCCGCGCGTTTGAATCGTCTGCTCCTGGCGGAGGCGTATCCGGAGGTGCTGACCTTTCACGACGGGTTTCTGGTCATCACCAACCAACTGGCGGCGCAACTGGTTTCGTTTGGGTTCATCTGCTTTTTGATTGGGCGCATCACCGGGGCGCTCTTGCTGAAAAAGTTCTCCGCGCACAAGGTGGTTGGACTGTACGGGGCGTTGAACGTCATCGCGTGTCTGTTGATTTTTCTCAAGCTGGGCTGGCTTTCGGTGGTGTGCGTTTTCCTCACGTATTTCTTCATGTCCATCATGTTTCCCACCATTTTCGCGTTGGGCATTTTTGGTCTCGGCAGCAAGGCCAAAGGCGCGGCGGCCTACATCGTCATGGGCATCATGGGCGGGGCCATCCTGCCCAAACTCATGGGTGCGGTGGCGGATCATTACGACATGTCCCGCGCTTTCATCGTCCCGCTCTTGTGCTTCGCGCTGATCACACTTTACGGCTACACCTGGCCGAAGTTGAGCCAGGCGGAAGCTTTGCATGGCGTTCGTCGCGTCGGAGGACATTGA
- a CDS encoding sigma-70 family RNA polymerase sigma factor — protein sequence MTSELSSQAANASSDIFATTHWTVVLAAGQQHTSQSDHALEELCRTYWFPLYAYVRRHGHVKADAEDLTQAFFARFLAKNYLAGLSAERGRFRAFLLAALKNFLVNEWKQAHRQKRGGGMTMLSLDWETADTQFQVVAQNELSPDQAFDREWALALLGQVIERLQAECETAGKGKLFEQLKMFLAAGKSETAQSEVAKALGMEEGAVRVAVHRLRKRYRELLRDEIAHTLSDPALVNEEMRALFGAFAV from the coding sequence TTGACATCGGAACTTTCCAGCCAGGCCGCGAATGCATCCAGCGATATTTTCGCCACGACGCATTGGACGGTCGTGCTCGCGGCGGGGCAACAGCATACGTCGCAATCGGATCATGCGCTGGAGGAGTTGTGTCGCACCTATTGGTTTCCACTCTATGCCTACGTGCGGCGGCACGGTCACGTGAAGGCGGATGCGGAGGATTTGACGCAGGCGTTCTTCGCGCGGTTTCTGGCGAAGAATTATCTCGCGGGCTTGAGCGCGGAACGCGGACGGTTTCGCGCCTTCCTGCTCGCGGCGTTGAAAAACTTCCTCGTCAACGAATGGAAACAGGCCCACCGCCAGAAACGCGGTGGCGGCATGACGATGCTGTCCCTGGATTGGGAAACGGCGGACACGCAATTTCAAGTCGTCGCGCAAAATGAACTCAGCCCGGATCAGGCCTTTGACCGCGAATGGGCGCTGGCGTTGCTGGGCCAGGTCATCGAGCGATTGCAAGCCGAGTGCGAAACCGCCGGCAAAGGAAAGTTGTTTGAGCAGTTGAAAATGTTTCTCGCGGCGGGCAAGAGCGAGACGGCGCAGAGCGAAGTCGCCAAGGCGCTGGGCATGGAGGAAGGCGCGGTGCGCGTGGCGGTGCATCGGTTGCGCAAGCGCTATCGGGAACTGCTGCGCGATGAGATCGCCCACACCCTGAGCGATCCGGCCCTGGTCAACGAAGAGATGCGCGCCTTGTTCGGAGCCTTTGCGGTTTAA
- a CDS encoding fucose isomerase yields the protein MAKNTNRTGRSFPRLKKHQVQLVASGDLRPSANRVCWPAQKEMEDALGVALQAEGYEVVRGHAYDPVAKHGFIDSQRRGMEVFRHLDPDAPLIVAESVWQYSHHVLAGLTTHRGPILTVANWSGTWPGLVGMLNLNGSLTKQGVTYSTLWSENFTDAYFKTRLRQWLKTGRCSHPTQHVQPLTRIKVPANARRLGENLAAQLRRDKAIMGVFDEGCMGMFNAIIPDHLLHATGVFKERLSQSALYYGATQVRDAEARAVYQWYRRQGMKFHTGPNDATDLTERQILWQCKTYIAAVRIAADFGCDCVGIQYQQGLKDLLPASDLVEGTLNNADRPPVKSRDGKRVLYAGKPLTHFNEADECAGLDGLLTQRVHAALNQPPENTLHDLRWGDWDQSGTVKDYVWVFEISGSVPPAHLIGGWKGAEGFRQPPMYFPKGGSTLRGVSRPGEIVWSRIYVANDALHLDIGRGKVVRLPRAETERRWQATTWQWPIMHAVTYGVTRDQMMAKHQANHVHCAYARNAAAADQCLYAKAALAQALGIKVNLCGTKADGKKW from the coding sequence ATGGCCAAAAACACGAATCGAACCGGACGGAGCTTTCCGCGTCTCAAGAAACATCAAGTGCAACTCGTCGCCAGCGGCGACCTGCGCCCTTCGGCCAATCGCGTCTGTTGGCCCGCGCAAAAGGAAATGGAGGACGCCCTGGGCGTCGCCCTCCAGGCGGAGGGCTACGAAGTGGTGCGGGGTCATGCTTACGATCCGGTCGCCAAACACGGCTTCATTGATTCACAACGGCGCGGGATGGAAGTCTTCCGCCACCTGGATCCCGACGCGCCGCTGATTGTGGCCGAGTCCGTCTGGCAATACTCGCATCACGTTCTGGCCGGCTTGACCACGCACCGCGGCCCGATCCTCACCGTGGCGAACTGGTCCGGCACCTGGCCCGGCCTGGTCGGCATGCTGAATTTGAACGGCTCGCTGACCAAGCAAGGGGTGACGTATTCCACGCTGTGGAGTGAAAATTTCACGGACGCATATTTCAAGACCCGCCTGCGGCAATGGCTCAAAACGGGGCGTTGCTCACATCCGACTCAGCACGTCCAGCCGCTCACCCGGATCAAAGTGCCCGCCAACGCGCGGCGCCTCGGCGAAAACCTCGCCGCGCAATTGCGGCGCGACAAGGCGATCATGGGCGTGTTCGATGAAGGTTGCATGGGCATGTTCAACGCCATTATTCCAGACCACCTGTTGCATGCCACCGGCGTCTTCAAAGAACGCTTGAGCCAATCCGCGCTTTACTACGGCGCGACGCAGGTCCGGGATGCGGAAGCGCGCGCGGTTTATCAATGGTATCGGCGCCAAGGGATGAAATTTCACACCGGCCCGAACGACGCGACCGATCTCACCGAGCGGCAAATTCTCTGGCAGTGCAAAACCTACATCGCGGCGGTGCGGATCGCGGCGGACTTCGGCTGCGACTGCGTCGGCATTCAATATCAGCAGGGCTTGAAAGATTTGCTGCCCGCCAGCGATTTGGTGGAAGGCACGCTTAATAACGCGGATCGGCCGCCGGTAAAATCGCGCGACGGCAAACGCGTGCTCTACGCCGGCAAACCGTTGACGCATTTCAACGAAGCGGACGAATGTGCGGGCCTGGATGGATTGCTCACCCAGCGCGTCCACGCGGCCCTGAACCAGCCGCCGGAAAATACATTGCACGATTTGCGTTGGGGTGATTGGGATCAATCCGGCACCGTCAAGGATTACGTGTGGGTTTTCGAGATCAGCGGCAGCGTACCACCGGCGCATCTGATCGGCGGTTGGAAAGGCGCGGAAGGGTTCCGGCAACCGCCCATGTATTTTCCGAAAGGCGGCAGCACGTTGCGCGGCGTTTCCCGACCGGGCGAAATTGTCTGGTCCCGCATCTACGTGGCGAACGACGCTTTGCACCTGGATATCGGACGCGGCAAGGTCGTCCGGCTGCCGCGCGCGGAAACCGAGCGCCGCTGGCAGGCCACCACCTGGCAATGGCCCATCATGCACGCCGTGACCTACGGAGTGACGCGCGATCAGATGATGGCCAAACATCAGGCAAACCACGTTCACTGCGCGTATGCCCGTAACGCCGCCGCCGCCGACCAATGCCTCTACGCCAAAGCCGCCCTGGCCCAGGCGCTCGGCATCAAGGTCAACCTCTGTGGCACGAAGGCCGACGGGAAGAAGTGGTAG